The Streptomyces sp. HUAS MG91 sequence CCGCGCCGCCGGACGTCGACGCCAACAGCCCGGGCCTCAAGCTCGCCGACGGCGCCACGCTGGCGCCCGCCAAGGTGCTGGACATCAAGTCCGTCGTCGAGGACCTCTCCGGCGACGAACGCCGCTCCGACACCAACGAGACCGTGACGTTCGCCCTCCAGGCCGAGGTCCTCTTCGCGAAGGACAGCGCCAAACTCAACCCGGACGCGCGGTCCCGCATCCAGGCCATCGCCGACGAGATCAAGTCCCAGAAGGCGACCACGGTCCGGGTGTTCGGGTTCACCGACAACCTGGGCTCGTACGCGCACGGCCTGACGCTCTCCAAGAAGCGCGCCGAAGCCGTCCACGACCAGCTGACGACGGCCCTCGGCGCGGCCGGCGGCGACGTCACCTTCCAGGTCCGG is a genomic window containing:
- a CDS encoding OmpA family protein, with the translated sequence MPRRHLTAATLTVLLLATGTAVAHADDGKPSAPPGSTTTSAPPDVDANSPGLKLADGATLAPAKVLDIKSVVEDLSGDERRSDTNETVTFALQAEVLFAKDSAKLNPDARSRIQAIADEIKSQKATTVRVFGFTDNLGSYAHGLTLSKKRAEAVHDQLTTALGAAGGDVTFQVRGYSEDYPIADNGSEEGRKKNRRVEVSFPKSG